A genomic region of Alphaproteobacteria bacterium contains the following coding sequences:
- a CDS encoding FtsX-like permease family protein — protein MRLLIFISIKHLMDRKRQSIVSLMGIVLGVAFFLAISSIMQGSQRDLIERLVDNSPHITVSDEFRKPNRQPVEMLNKHGAIEIRNVTPLTEIRGIRNYEQILHTIQQIPGVRAAATQDGQALVSFAGRDIAISLNGMEPTEITGVSTIEDYMLEGGVDNLIANRDGIIIGAELAKRLSVNMNDNITVATTTGQVRAFKVLGIFRTGRNSYDRGQAFADIKRVQALMNRPNRANSIIIKLDDPYQARAVAQNIENRYAYKTVSWQEATEDFMSTIAIRNIIMYTVVSAVLIVAAFGIYNIISTVVMEKHRDIAILKSVGFHARDIKVIFLIQGILLGCMGAATGLPLGVAMMLGLGQVHFKQPFTSEKIAMPLDWSWEQFALAGGFAIVAAMVAALLPASKAAQVQPVEILRGGAQ, from the coding sequence ATGCGCCTCCTGATCTTCATCAGCATCAAGCACCTGATGGATCGCAAGCGCCAGAGCATCGTGTCCCTGATGGGTATTGTGCTCGGCGTCGCGTTCTTTCTTGCTATTTCCTCTATCATGCAAGGGTCGCAGCGCGATCTGATCGAACGGCTGGTCGATAATTCGCCGCATATCACCGTTTCCGATGAATTCCGCAAACCGAACCGTCAGCCGGTTGAAATGTTGAACAAGCATGGCGCCATCGAAATCCGCAACGTTACGCCATTAACCGAAATTCGCGGCATTCGGAATTACGAACAGATATTGCACACCATCCAGCAGATCCCCGGCGTGCGCGCGGCGGCCACGCAGGACGGGCAGGCGCTTGTCAGCTTCGCGGGGCGCGATATCGCAATTTCCCTCAACGGCATGGAACCGACCGAAATCACCGGCGTATCGACGATCGAGGATTATATGCTCGAAGGCGGCGTCGATAACCTGATCGCGAACCGCGATGGCATCATTATTGGCGCCGAACTCGCGAAGCGGCTTTCCGTGAATATGAACGATAACATCACGGTCGCCACCACCACGGGGCAGGTCCGCGCCTTCAAGGTGCTGGGCATCTTCCGGACGGGCCGTAACAGCTATGACCGCGGGCAAGCCTTCGCCGATATCAAGCGCGTGCAAGCACTGATGAACCGCCCCAACCGTGCCAACAGCATCATCATTAAGCTCGATGACCCGTATCAGGCTCGCGCGGTCGCACAAAATATTGAAAATCGGTACGCCTACAAAACCGTATCGTGGCAGGAAGCGACCGAGGATTTCATGAGCACGATCGCGATCCGCAACATCATCATGTACACGGTTGTCAGCGCCGTGCTGATTGTCGCGGCGTTCGGCATCTACAACATCATTTCGACCGTGGTAATGGAAAAGCACCGCGATATCGCGATCCTGAAATCCGTGGGTTTCCATGCAAGGGACATCAAGGTCATCTTTCTTATTCAGGGCATCTTGCTCGGCTGTATGGGGGCGGCCACCGGCTTGCCCCTTGGCGTGGCCATGATGCTCGGGCTTGGGCAGGTGCATTTCAAGCAGCCGTTCACGTCGGAAAAGATCGCCATGCCGCTTGATTGGAGCTGGGAGCAATTCGCGCTCGCGGGCGGCTTTGCCATCGTTGCCGCCATGGTCGCGGCCTTGCTGCCGGCCAGCAAAGCCGCGCAGGTGCAGCCCGTGGAAATTCTGCGCGGCGGTGCACAATGA
- a CDS encoding MlaE family lipid ABC transporter permease subunit, with the protein MTNPLALLGRAFIDFVRATGRFALFTGRSVSHVVRPPFYFSQIFKQMLDIGYYSLPVVGLTTLFAGMVLALQSYTGFSRLNAESAIATVVALSITRELAPVFAGLMVAGRIGASIAAEIGTMRVTEQIDALTTLSTNPLKYLVMPRLLAGVIMLPCLVLVGDIIGIFGGFIVSVYRFGFNAANYISQTWEYLEPIDVTSGLVKASVFGFIVALMGCHCGYNSKGGAAGVGTATTNAVVSASILILVSNYLLTGIFFSD; encoded by the coding sequence ATGACAAACCCACTCGCCCTTCTCGGCCGCGCCTTTATCGATTTTGTGCGCGCCACCGGCCGCTTCGCGCTCTTTACCGGGCGCTCGGTTTCGCATGTGGTGCGCCCGCCTTTCTACTTTTCGCAAATATTCAAGCAGATGCTCGATATCGGCTATTACTCTCTGCCGGTCGTCGGCCTCACCACCTTGTTCGCAGGCATGGTGCTGGCGCTGCAAAGCTATACCGGCTTCTCCCGCCTCAATGCCGAAAGCGCGATCGCGACCGTCGTGGCGCTTTCGATCACGCGCGAACTGGCGCCCGTGTTTGCCGGGCTGATGGTGGCGGGGCGTATCGGCGCCTCCATCGCCGCGGAAATCGGCACCATGCGCGTGACCGAACAGATCGATGCGCTCACAACCCTTTCCACCAACCCGCTCAAATACCTTGTGATGCCGCGGTTGCTCGCCGGCGTCATCATGTTGCCCTGCCTCGTGCTGGTGGGGGATATCATCGGCATTTTCGGCGGCTTTATCGTCAGCGTTTACCGCTTCGGCTTCAACGCCGCCAATTATATCAGCCAGACATGGGAATATCTTGAACCCATCGACGTGACCTCCGGCCTCGTCAAGGCTTCGGTGTTTGGCTTTATCGTCGCGCTCATGGGCTGCCATTGCGGTTACAATTCGAAGGGCGGCGCGGCGGGCGTCGGCACCGCGACTACGAATGCGGTCGTCTCCGCCTCGATCCTCATCCTCGTCAGCAACTACCTGCTGACCGGCATTTTCTTTTCGGATTGA
- a CDS encoding efflux RND transporter periplasmic adaptor subunit, translating to MVKRIALIGSLAAAVIVIALFAGRTLLPPVVDVTKPVRGPAVQAVYATGTVEATVMLPIAARSGARLVELNADEGSKVKKDEVMAQLESDDLLGSLKELQARELNAKLDYERKAKLLESGYATKEASDQAKADWDAAKAAVSRAQSQINFMKLVAPANGTVIRRDGEVGELIPANQPVFWLSCCAPLRVSTEVNEEDIALVQPGQKVLIHADAFPDKVFEGTVQSITPKGDPIARSYRVRVALPEETPLMIGMTAETNIIVGEDENALLVPSTALRKGNIWVVRDGRLAEQDVEAGAIGTTQTQIKAGIGDDDVIVVNPGEALEDGARTRTNMTEQKQP from the coding sequence ATGGTCAAACGCATAGCTCTCATTGGCAGCCTCGCTGCCGCCGTTATCGTCATCGCGCTATTTGCCGGGCGCACGTTGCTGCCGCCTGTCGTTGACGTCACCAAGCCGGTTCGCGGCCCGGCGGTTCAGGCGGTTTATGCCACCGGCACCGTTGAGGCCACCGTGATGCTGCCCATCGCCGCGCGCAGCGGCGCACGGCTGGTCGAGCTGAATGCCGACGAAGGCAGCAAGGTGAAAAAAGATGAAGTGATGGCGCAACTTGAAAGCGACGATCTTTTAGGCTCGCTCAAGGAGCTGCAAGCCCGCGAACTGAACGCCAAGCTGGATTACGAACGTAAAGCCAAGCTGCTTGAAAGCGGCTACGCCACCAAGGAAGCGAGCGATCAGGCCAAGGCCGACTGGGATGCCGCTAAGGCCGCAGTTTCCCGCGCGCAAAGCCAGATCAATTTCATGAAACTTGTCGCGCCCGCAAACGGCACCGTTATTCGCCGCGATGGCGAAGTGGGTGAGCTTATCCCCGCCAACCAGCCGGTGTTCTGGCTTTCATGCTGCGCGCCGCTACGGGTCAGCACCGAGGTGAACGAAGAAGACATCGCGCTCGTGCAACCGGGCCAGAAAGTGCTGATCCATGCCGATGCCTTCCCGGACAAGGTTTTTGAAGGCACGGTGCAAAGTATAACGCCCAAGGGCGACCCGATCGCCCGCAGCTATCGCGTACGCGTGGCGTTGCCCGAAGAAACACCGTTGATGATCGGTATGACGGCCGAAACGAACATTATCGTCGGAGAAGACGAAAACGCCCTGCTCGTTCCGTCCACCGCGCTGCGCAAGGGCAATATATGGGTCGTGCGTGACGGCAGGCTGGCCGAACAGGATGTGGAAGCCGGCGCCATCGGCACCACGCAAACCCAGATAAAGGCCGGCATCGGCGATGATGACGTTATCGTCGTCAACCCCGGGGAGGCGCTTGAAGACGGCGCGCGCACCCGCACAAACATGACAGAACAGAAGCAGCCCTGA
- a CDS encoding alanyl-tRNA editing protein has translation MADYLFRTDPYAKGCKSTVTHADEQGVRLDRTVFYPLGGGQPGDSGTMKWSGGEARIKESRKFRQPDSPGSEDVLHVLDDNAAAPPPGTEVEVLLDWDRRHKHMRMHTCLHLLSALVPFPVTGGQVGTDKSRLDFDIPGEVADKENLQTRLNKLIAENHPVQERWITDEELAARPELVKTMSVKPPVGAGRVRLLQIGESIDLQPCGGTHVQNTGEIGKVEVVKIESKGKQNRRIVVALAG, from the coding sequence ATGGCCGATTATTTATTCCGCACCGATCCCTATGCCAAAGGCTGCAAGTCCACGGTGACACATGCCGATGAACAGGGCGTGCGGCTGGATCGTACCGTATTTTACCCGCTTGGCGGCGGGCAACCGGGCGACAGCGGCACCATGAAATGGTCGGGCGGCGAAGCCCGCATCAAGGAAAGCAGGAAATTCAGGCAACCCGATAGCCCCGGCAGCGAAGATGTGCTGCATGTCCTTGACGATAATGCAGCCGCCCCGCCACCGGGAACCGAGGTTGAAGTTTTGCTCGATTGGGATCGCAGGCACAAACATATGCGCATGCATACATGCCTGCATTTGCTTTCCGCCCTTGTGCCCTTCCCCGTGACCGGCGGACAGGTAGGGACTGATAAAAGCCGTCTGGATTTCGATATTCCGGGCGAGGTTGCGGACAAGGAAAACCTGCAAACGCGGTTGAACAAGTTGATCGCGGAAAATCACCCCGTACAGGAACGCTGGATCACGGACGAAGAGCTTGCCGCACGGCCCGAGCTGGTCAAAACCATGTCGGTCAAGCCGCCCGTGGGCGCCGGGCGCGTACGTTTGCTGCAAATAGGGGAAAGCATCGATCTCCAGCCTTGCGGTGGCACACATGTGCAAAATACCGGGGAAATAGGCAAGGTTGAGGTCGTGAAGATCGAAAGTAAGGGCAAACAGAACCGCCGCATCGTCGTGGCATTGGCCGGGTAA
- a CDS encoding NUDIX domain-containing protein, with protein sequence MTKMKFEILGREALFQGYFRMDKLSFRHELFGGGWSAPYTRETLDRGQVAALLPYDPVRDAVVLNRQIRPGPIANGNDDPWITEIVAGVIDGKDTAEETARREAEEEAGCRIIALQKMLHYYPTPGIASECITLFIGHVDTSEMPARAVHGLPEENEDIEATVVSCKEAFELLKQDKLRNALAIIALQWLALRHSEVREKFMASQAGAPLI encoded by the coding sequence ATGACAAAGATGAAATTCGAAATACTCGGTCGCGAAGCCCTGTTTCAGGGCTATTTTCGCATGGACAAGTTATCGTTCCGGCATGAACTGTTCGGCGGCGGATGGTCGGCGCCCTATACGCGTGAAACGCTTGATCGCGGACAAGTCGCCGCACTTCTTCCCTATGATCCGGTCCGCGATGCGGTTGTGCTCAACCGGCAAATTCGCCCCGGCCCTATCGCGAACGGCAACGACGATCCGTGGATTACGGAAATCGTCGCCGGCGTTATTGACGGCAAGGATACCGCCGAAGAGACCGCGCGGCGCGAAGCCGAAGAAGAGGCCGGGTGCAGAATCATAGCCCTGCAAAAAATGTTGCACTATTACCCGACGCCCGGCATCGCCAGCGAATGCATTACGCTGTTCATCGGCCACGTCGATACGAGCGAGATGCCGGCCCGCGCCGTACACGGGCTGCCCGAGGAAAACGAGGATATCGAAGCGACCGTTGTAAGCTGCAAGGAAGCGTTCGAGCTTTTGAAACAGGATAAGCTGCGCAACGCACTCGCTATCATCGCTTTGCAATGGCTGGCGCTGCGCCACAGCGAAGTACGCGAAAAGTTCATGGCAAGTCAGGCCGGCGCGCCGCTGATATAG
- the alr gene encoding alanine racemase, with the protein MPDPSRIIAPFARVDLAALAANYKTLKLEAARAETAPAVKADAYGLGAEAVVQKLSEQGCKTFFTAYASEAIGLRAIAPYAVFFALHGVSDAAPEDLLAHNIVPVLNDPGAIAQWKAFAAARGKKLPACIHIDTGINRLGLTPGEMDALCTDPHALDGINAVMWASHFACADEAGHPMNRRQIESFRAALARLPAAPASMSNSCGIYLGQDAHFNMTRPGIALYGGNPLPGKPNPMQTVVTLYSPVIQVRDVAEGMTIGYGATHKFARPARTATLALGYADGYHRTLGNTGTVWINGVAAPVIGRVSMDLITVDITGLPENSVKPGTLAEIFGPSRPVDKIAAEAKTISYEILTSLGSRIRRIYS; encoded by the coding sequence ATGCCTGATCCGTCGCGCATCATTGCGCCTTTCGCGCGGGTCGATCTGGCGGCACTTGCCGCCAATTACAAAACACTGAAGCTTGAGGCCGCACGCGCCGAAACCGCCCCCGCGGTCAAGGCGGATGCCTACGGCCTTGGCGCCGAAGCGGTGGTACAGAAACTTTCCGAACAAGGCTGCAAAACATTCTTCACGGCCTACGCGAGCGAAGCGATAGGGTTGCGCGCCATCGCGCCCTATGCCGTGTTCTTTGCGCTACACGGCGTATCGGATGCCGCGCCGGAAGATTTGCTTGCGCATAATATCGTGCCCGTTCTCAACGACCCGGGGGCGATAGCGCAATGGAAGGCGTTTGCAGCCGCGCGCGGCAAAAAACTGCCGGCCTGCATCCATATCGATACCGGCATCAACCGGCTCGGCCTCACGCCCGGCGAGATGGATGCGTTGTGCACCGATCCGCATGCGCTCGATGGCATCAACGCCGTCATGTGGGCCAGCCATTTCGCCTGCGCCGATGAAGCGGGCCACCCCATGAACCGGCGGCAGATCGAAAGTTTTCGCGCCGCGCTTGCGCGCTTGCCGGCCGCACCGGCGAGCATGTCAAATTCATGCGGCATTTACCTCGGGCAGGATGCGCATTTCAACATGACAAGGCCAGGCATCGCGCTATATGGCGGCAACCCCCTGCCCGGAAAGCCCAACCCCATGCAGACCGTTGTTACGCTCTATAGCCCCGTGATCCAGGTACGCGATGTGGCCGAAGGCATGACCATTGGCTACGGCGCAACCCATAAATTCGCCCGGCCCGCCCGCACAGCCACGCTTGCGCTTGGCTATGCCGATGGCTACCACCGGACCCTTGGCAATACCGGGACGGTATGGATAAACGGGGTAGCGGCCCCGGTTATTGGCCGGGTCTCGATGGACCTGATTACCGTCGATATCACCGGGTTGCCGGAAAACAGCGTAAAACCCGGCACTTTGGCCGAAATATTCGGCCCCAGCCGCCCGGTTGATAAAATTGCTGCAGAAGCTAAAACGATCAGCTATGAAATCCTTACATCGCTGGGGTCCCGTATCCGGCGAATCTATTCCTGA
- the radA gene encoding DNA repair protein RadA codes for MAKATSQFVCQSCASGFPKWAGKCEGCGAWNSMVEEPIASGPPKGLGGKGGAKSSGRIEFFDLGGTSAPAPRRMTGISELDRVAGNGFVPGSVILIGGDPGIGKSTLLLQAVCRLGTDQQCIYISGEEAVEQVRLRARRLGLSGARCDLASATSVRDIITAIDQPKAPAVAVIDSIQTMYVDTLDSAPGTVAQVRASAQELIRIAKKRGITLILVGHVTKEGMIAGPRVLEHMVDTVLYLEGERGHHFRILRAVKNRFGPTDEIGVFEMTDQGLVEVANPSALFLADRRGDVSGAAVFAGLEGTRPVLVEIQALVAPSALGTPRRAVIGWDSGRLAMVLAVLEARCGIQIGANDVYLNVAGGLRINEPAADLAVAAALLSSLSGIPVPPECVVFGEIGLSGEIRPVSQPDLRLKETTKLGFTQAILPKSKHAKIKPDMAINRTELNQLNDLLPLFQPVAEVRRLRQ; via the coding sequence ATGGCCAAAGCGACCTCCCAATTTGTCTGCCAAAGCTGCGCTTCCGGCTTCCCCAAATGGGCGGGCAAATGCGAAGGCTGCGGCGCGTGGAACAGCATGGTCGAAGAGCCCATCGCCAGCGGCCCACCCAAGGGGCTTGGCGGCAAGGGCGGCGCAAAATCTTCCGGCCGGATCGAATTTTTTGACCTTGGCGGCACAAGCGCCCCCGCCCCCCGGCGCATGACAGGCATCAGCGAACTTGACCGCGTTGCGGGCAACGGTTTCGTGCCGGGCTCGGTTATCCTGATCGGCGGCGACCCGGGCATCGGCAAATCCACCTTGCTTCTGCAAGCGGTCTGCCGTCTCGGCACAGATCAGCAATGCATTTACATATCAGGCGAGGAAGCGGTCGAACAGGTGCGGCTGCGCGCTAGGCGGCTTGGTCTTTCCGGCGCGCGCTGCGATCTCGCGAGCGCCACATCCGTTCGCGATATCATCACCGCAATTGATCAGCCGAAGGCGCCCGCCGTCGCGGTCATCGATTCCATCCAGACCATGTATGTCGATACGCTCGATAGCGCACCGGGCACCGTGGCGCAGGTGCGCGCCAGCGCGCAGGAACTTATACGCATCGCAAAGAAGCGCGGCATCACGCTCATCCTCGTCGGCCATGTGACCAAGGAAGGCATGATCGCCGGGCCGCGCGTGCTCGAACATATGGTCGATACCGTGCTGTATCTGGAAGGCGAACGCGGCCATCATTTCCGCATTCTCCGCGCCGTTAAAAACCGCTTCGGCCCTACCGATGAAATCGGCGTCTTTGAAATGACCGATCAGGGCCTTGTCGAGGTCGCCAACCCCTCCGCGCTGTTCCTTGCCGACAGACGGGGCGATGTTTCGGGCGCGGCCGTGTTCGCGGGGCTTGAAGGTACGCGGCCCGTGCTGGTCGAAATACAGGCGCTGGTCGCCCCCTCCGCGCTCGGTACGCCGCGCCGCGCCGTCATCGGCTGGGACAGCGGGCGGCTCGCGATGGTGCTCGCGGTGCTTGAAGCGCGCTGCGGCATCCAGATCGGCGCCAACGATGTCTATCTGAACGTGGCGGGCGGCTTGCGCATCAACGAACCGGCAGCCGACCTTGCCGTGGCCGCCGCCCTGCTTTCCTCCCTTTCCGGTATCCCTGTGCCGCCCGAATGCGTCGTTTTTGGCGAAATCGGCCTGTCGGGCGAAATCAGGCCGGTAAGCCAGCCGGACCTGCGACTCAAGGAAACCACCAAGCTCGGTTTTACGCAGGCGATTTTACCCAAAAGCAAGCACGCCAAAATCAAGCCGGATATGGCTATAAACCGCACAGAATTAAATCAACTCAATGACTTACTGCCGCTTTTTCAGCCCGTTGCCGAGGTTAGGCGCTTAAGGCAATGA
- a CDS encoding ATP-binding cassette domain-containing protein, translated as MSAILKAEHLTRKLTGDVPVTLVQDASVEIKRGEFVAIMGPSGSGKSSLLYLLGLLDTPTAGKIWINDIDTSTYDEESLADFRLARLGYVFQFHFLLPEFTALENVTLPMKRLGKLGPDEIDARGHKLLADLGMAEQAHKVPKKMSGGQQQRVAIARALANEPILILADEPTGNLDTASSTTVQKILRELAHEHGRAVVAVTHDNDFASMADRTITIVDGKIHKD; from the coding sequence ATGAGCGCCATATTGAAGGCAGAGCATCTAACCCGCAAACTTACGGGCGACGTGCCCGTGACGCTGGTGCAGGACGCAAGCGTTGAGATCAAGCGCGGCGAATTTGTTGCCATTATGGGGCCTTCCGGTTCGGGCAAATCATCCTTGCTCTACCTGCTCGGCCTGCTCGATACGCCTACGGCCGGCAAGATATGGATCAACGATATCGATACCTCGACCTACGACGAAGAAAGCCTCGCGGATTTCCGCCTCGCACGGCTTGGCTACGTTTTCCAGTTCCACTTTCTTTTGCCGGAATTCACGGCGCTGGAAAACGTCACGCTGCCCATGAAGCGGCTCGGCAAGCTCGGCCCGGACGAAATTGATGCGCGCGGCCACAAGCTGCTGGCCGATCTGGGCATGGCCGAACAGGCGCACAAGGTTCCGAAGAAAATGTCCGGCGGGCAGCAGCAGCGCGTCGCCATCGCGCGGGCACTTGCCAACGAACCCATCCTGATCCTCGCGGACGAGCCGACCGGCAACCTTGATACCGCCTCAAGCACCACGGTGCAGAAGATATTGCGCGAACTTGCGCATGAACATGGCCGCGCCGTGGTCGCCGTTACCCATGACAATGATTTTGCCTCTATGGCCGACAGGACCATCACGATCGTGGACGGAAAAATCCATAAAGATTAA
- a CDS encoding replicative DNA helicase: MAEQTTLPANIRNFPVAQQAVPRSPPHNLEAEQALLGAILTNNIAYEKVGDFMQPEHFYDPAHGRIYAAVAALVNRGQVADARTLRGVFENDPALTAVGGANYLAQLAANVVTVINAEDYGRLIYDLYLRRQLIVLGEDMVNDAYQQEIERGATEQIETSEQRLFDLATSGELQRGFTKLTQSLSSSIRMAEAAFKRESHVTGVTTGLKDLDRKLGGFQKSDLVIIAGRPAMGKTALATNIAFNAARAYHDTTGKEGSAVGFFSLEMSSEQLATRLLGEYSQVPSDKIRRGEIKSDDFNKFLEASQFLSSAPLYIDDTPALSISALRTRARRLKRQVPHLGMILIDYLQLLHGSGSRRDENRVLEVSEITRGLKALAKELDLPVVALSQLSRNVESREDKHPQLSDLRESGSIEQDADVVMFVYRDEYYHAMHQPKQREDEPQEKFNTRYSRWQERGEQIRNIAEVIVAKQRHGPTGTVELHFDGRFTRFSDLEKRYENPLTPAGPDNG, translated from the coding sequence ATGGCCGAACAAACAACCTTGCCCGCAAACATCCGCAACTTCCCCGTAGCGCAGCAGGCCGTGCCGCGTAGCCCCCCGCACAATCTTGAGGCCGAACAGGCCCTTCTGGGCGCCATTCTCACCAACAACATCGCTTACGAAAAAGTCGGCGATTTCATGCAGCCGGAACATTTCTATGACCCGGCACACGGGCGTATCTATGCCGCCGTCGCCGCGCTCGTGAACCGCGGGCAAGTGGCGGACGCGCGCACCCTGCGCGGTGTGTTTGAAAATGACCCGGCGCTCACGGCTGTCGGCGGCGCCAATTACCTCGCGCAGCTTGCCGCCAACGTCGTCACCGTTATCAACGCCGAAGATTACGGGCGCCTGATCTATGATTTGTACCTGCGCCGCCAGCTTATCGTGCTGGGCGAGGATATGGTCAACGACGCCTACCAGCAGGAAATCGAACGCGGCGCCACCGAACAAATTGAAACATCCGAACAGCGTCTTTTCGATCTCGCGACCAGCGGTGAGCTGCAACGCGGCTTCACGAAGCTAACGCAATCGCTCAGCAGCTCCATTCGCATGGCCGAAGCTGCCTTCAAGCGCGAAAGCCACGTCACGGGCGTGACCACCGGCCTGAAGGATCTTGACCGCAAGCTTGGCGGCTTCCAGAAATCAGACCTTGTCATCATCGCCGGCCGCCCCGCCATGGGCAAAACGGCGCTTGCAACCAACATCGCTTTCAACGCCGCCCGCGCCTACCACGACACGACGGGCAAGGAAGGCTCCGCCGTCGGCTTCTTCTCGCTCGAAATGTCGTCGGAGCAATTGGCCACGCGTTTGCTCGGTGAATATTCGCAGGTTCCGTCCGACAAAATCCGCCGCGGCGAAATCAAGTCCGACGACTTCAACAAATTTCTCGAAGCCTCGCAGTTCCTTTCCTCCGCACCGCTGTATATCGACGATACGCCCGCACTTTCCATTTCGGCGCTCCGCACGCGCGCGCGCCGCCTGAAGCGGCAAGTACCGCACCTTGGCATGATCCTGATCGATTACCTCCAGCTTCTGCACGGGTCAGGCAGCCGCCGCGATGAAAACCGCGTGCTTGAAGTTTCGGAAATTACCCGCGGGCTTAAGGCGCTGGCCAAGGAGCTTGATCTGCCGGTCGTCGCGCTTTCGCAGCTTTCACGTAACGTTGAATCGCGCGAAGACAAGCATCCACAGCTTTCGGACCTGCGTGAATCAGGGTCGATCGAACAGGATGCCGACGTCGTGATGTTCGTGTACCGCGACGAATACTATCACGCGATGCACCAGCCCAAGCAGCGCGAGGACGAGCCGCAGGAAAAATTCAACACGCGCTATTCCCGCTGGCAGGAACGCGGCGAGCAAATCCGCAATATCGCCGAGGTGATTGTGGCCAAGCAGCGCCATGGCCCCACGGGAACGGTTGAGCTACATTTCGACGGTCGCTTCACCCGTTTCTCCGATCTCGAAAAGCGCTATGAAAACCCGCTCACCCCGGCCGGGCCCGACAACGGCTGA
- a CDS encoding ATP-binding cassette domain-containing protein, whose amino-acid sequence MTQTAPKIELQDVKKSFGPKTVLSGINLKVNKGESLVIIGGSGTGKSVLLKCLLGIHEPDAGKILIDGEDTTHAHGSKREAHMAKFGMLFQGGALFDSLRVWHNVAFKLIQAQGMDRKQAKEIAIAKLAQVGLNADVAELHPAELSGGMQKRVALARAIAAEPEIIFFDEPTTGLDPIMADVINDLIIKCVRELGATAVSITHDMASARKIADRIAMLYEGKIIWEGPRYEIDLSNNEYVDQFIHGRAEGPIKMQVLGYNRAAV is encoded by the coding sequence ATGACCCAGACCGCACCGAAAATCGAATTGCAGGACGTAAAAAAGTCGTTCGGGCCCAAAACGGTGCTGAGCGGCATCAACCTTAAGGTCAACAAGGGTGAATCGCTGGTCATCATCGGCGGCTCGGGCACCGGCAAATCGGTTTTGCTGAAATGCCTGCTTGGCATCCACGAACCGGATGCGGGCAAGATATTGATCGACGGTGAAGACACCACGCATGCCCACGGCAGCAAGCGCGAAGCGCATATGGCCAAATTCGGCATGCTGTTTCAGGGCGGCGCGCTGTTCGATTCATTGCGCGTTTGGCACAATGTCGCCTTCAAACTCATTCAGGCGCAGGGCATGGACCGCAAGCAGGCCAAGGAAATCGCTATCGCCAAGCTGGCGCAGGTCGGCCTGAATGCGGACGTTGCCGAACTTCACCCCGCCGAGCTTTCCGGCGGCATGCAAAAGCGCGTCGCGCTTGCGCGGGCGATCGCGGCGGAACCCGAGATTATTTTCTTCGACGAGCCCACCACGGGCCTCGACCCCATTATGGCGGACGTGATCAACGACCTGATCATCAAATGCGTGCGCGAACTGGGCGCGACCGCCGTTTCCATTACGCATGACATGGCCAGCGCCCGCAAGATCGCGGACCGCATCGCCATGCTTTACGAAGGCAAGATCATCTGGGAAGGCCCCCGCTACGAAATTGATCTTTCCAACAACGAATATGTCGATCAATTCATCCACGGCCGCGCCGAAGGGCCGATCAAGATGCAGGTGCTCGGCTATAACCGGGCAGCCGTTTAG